Proteins found in one Desulfuribacillus stibiiarsenatis genomic segment:
- the pssA gene encoding CDP-diacylglycerol--serine O-phosphatidyltransferase: MQVIKAVPSVFTVGNLFIGILSIILAFQGQVEYAAIMVVIGMLLDGLDGRMARMLNAQSEFGKELDSLSDIISFGVAPAFIMYVVILQDYSYLGWIITAVFPICGALRLARFNVQEGAPGYFIGLPITAAGGILATLTLYIDSLHPLVLTAGMLGLSYLMVSNVHYPSFKKLGIPKFVYWISAILVLVILIVSMFYPTQVNKILFVPLAVYAFYGLKKNVRIFGKKKKVPGEIRNNY, encoded by the coding sequence ATGCAAGTAATTAAAGCGGTTCCAAGTGTCTTTACTGTTGGGAATTTATTTATTGGGATATTGTCAATTATTTTGGCATTTCAGGGTCAGGTGGAATATGCCGCCATTATGGTGGTCATTGGTATGTTGTTAGACGGTTTAGATGGTCGCATGGCTAGAATGCTTAATGCTCAGAGTGAATTTGGTAAAGAGTTAGACTCTTTATCGGATATAATCTCATTCGGGGTAGCGCCAGCTTTTATTATGTATGTTGTGATTTTGCAGGATTATAGCTACTTAGGATGGATTATAACTGCTGTGTTCCCAATTTGTGGAGCACTACGTTTGGCTAGATTTAATGTTCAAGAAGGTGCGCCAGGTTACTTTATCGGTTTACCGATTACTGCGGCAGGGGGCATATTAGCAACTTTGACTTTGTATATTGACTCTTTACATCCACTAGTTTTGACGGCAGGGATGCTTGGACTTAGCTATTTGATGGTTAGTAATGTGCATTACCCAAGCTTTAAGAAACTTGGTATTCCGAAGTTTGTGTATTGGATATCGGCGATTTTAGTATTGGTCATTTTAATCGTATCGATGTTTTATCCAACGCAAGTAAATAAAATCTTGTTTGTACCTTTAGCGGTATACGCGTTTTATGGATTAAAAAAAAACGTTAGAATCTTCGGTAAAAAAAAGAAAGTTCCTGGGGAAATTCGAAATAACTATTGA
- a CDS encoding CarD family transcriptional regulator, producing MFNVGDKVVYPMYGAGVIESIEEKEILGETRSYYVMRMPVGDMKVMIPISNVQNIGLRDVVDASSINCVIDSMRHEEQDLSINWNQRYRANMDKVKSGDIFKVAEVVRSLMLREREKGLSTGERKMLENAKQIFVSELVLVKEIDEVEAMCIITEMIENKNASV from the coding sequence ATGTTTAATGTAGGTGATAAAGTAGTCTATCCAATGTATGGCGCAGGCGTCATTGAATCCATTGAAGAAAAGGAAATCCTGGGGGAAACGCGTAGTTACTATGTAATGAGAATGCCTGTTGGAGATATGAAAGTGATGATTCCAATCAGCAATGTTCAAAACATTGGGCTAAGAGACGTAGTGGATGCAAGTTCTATCAACTGTGTGATTGATAGCATGCGACATGAAGAGCAGGATTTATCGATCAACTGGAATCAGAGATACCGTGCGAATATGGATAAGGTTAAAAGTGGTGACATTTTCAAGGTAGCTGAAGTAGTTAGAAGCTTAATGCTAAGAGAAAGAGAAAAGGGACTATCCACGGGAGAACGAAAAATGCTTGAAAATGCAAAACAAATATTTGTTAGTGAACTGGTTCTAGTCAAGGAAATAGATGAAGTAGAAGCAATGTGTATTATAACTGAAATGATTGAAAACAAAAATGCGTCAGTATGA
- a CDS encoding PIN/TRAM domain-containing protein yields the protein MLKKIIYSFFIVMGVALGYQFGPALFVFMDSVLNLGGVSYPEYIGAVLGAIIFALIIASRFIDYVIGLIKWFEEILSNTPLVEIIMGVVGMVAGLLVAYLIYPAVSGLPILGPIIPIFMSLILGYVGYKVAISKREELLGVFQFKGFKERNKKAENYSCKGKILDTSVIIDGRIADICNTGFVDGTIIIPAFVLQELQHIADSSDTLKRNRGRRGLDILKRIQKELQVKVEIWEGDFEETSEVDAKLVKLAKLIDGQVVTNDFNLNKVCELQGVSVLNINDLANAVKPVVLPGEEMRALVIKDGKEHGQGVAYLDDGTMIVIEGGGTFIGNEIDVIVTSVLQTSAGRMIFAKPKLLEKAQ from the coding sequence TTGTTGAAGAAAATAATCTATAGTTTTTTCATAGTAATGGGGGTTGCTTTAGGGTATCAGTTCGGCCCTGCTTTATTTGTTTTCATGGATTCGGTTTTAAATCTTGGCGGTGTTTCCTATCCTGAATATATAGGGGCAGTGTTAGGCGCAATCATATTCGCATTAATTATAGCTTCCCGATTTATTGATTATGTAATTGGACTCATAAAATGGTTTGAAGAAATTTTATCGAATACTCCATTAGTTGAAATTATTATGGGCGTTGTGGGAATGGTCGCAGGATTACTGGTTGCGTATCTTATCTATCCTGCAGTGAGTGGACTTCCGATTTTAGGGCCAATCATTCCGATATTCATGTCATTGATTTTAGGATATGTTGGGTACAAGGTTGCCATTTCGAAACGTGAAGAATTGCTTGGAGTTTTTCAATTTAAAGGCTTTAAAGAGCGGAATAAAAAAGCGGAAAATTATTCTTGCAAAGGGAAAATTCTTGATACAAGCGTAATCATAGATGGTAGAATCGCTGATATCTGTAACACTGGCTTTGTTGATGGCACCATCATTATCCCGGCGTTCGTATTACAAGAGCTACAGCATATTGCGGATTCCTCGGATACGCTAAAACGTAATCGTGGCCGTAGAGGATTGGACATTCTAAAAAGGATTCAAAAGGAATTACAAGTAAAGGTTGAGATTTGGGAAGGCGATTTTGAAGAAACCAGTGAAGTCGATGCGAAGCTTGTGAAACTAGCCAAACTCATTGATGGCCAAGTGGTGACCAACGACTTTAATCTAAATAAGGTTTGTGAGTTACAAGGTGTATCCGTACTAAACATTAACGACTTAGCGAATGCAGTAAAGCCTGTTGTGTTACCAGGAGAAGAAATGCGAGCGCTAGTAATTAAAGATGGTAAGGAACACGGTCAGGGTGTAGCGTATCTGGATGATGGAACGATGATAGTCATCGAAGGTGGAGGCACGTTTATAGGAAATGAAATTGATGTCATCGTTACGAGTGTGTTACAGACATCTGCTGGTAGAATGATTTTTGCGAAACCAAAATTATTAGAAAAAGCGCAATAA
- the ispD gene encoding 2-C-methyl-D-erythritol 4-phosphate cytidylyltransferase — MTISAIIPAAGVGKRLGVGYNKQYVPLLDKPMVVYTIEAISLHPKVLEVIFVVGKDELEYAQELVDTYQLSKVRHVIAGGAERIYSVINGLKIVDEKCEYVLIHDGARPLITQEIIEECIGKSIEVGAAIVGVPVKDTIKIVKNQYIETTPSREHLWAAQTPQIIKKSWYLEAIDKIEDPLSITDDAMIMERMDRPVAVVKGSYENIKVTTPEDVGFAEMILRRRMQQ, encoded by the coding sequence ATGACCATTTCCGCAATTATACCTGCTGCCGGTGTCGGGAAACGGTTGGGTGTAGGTTATAACAAGCAATACGTCCCACTACTAGACAAGCCGATGGTGGTGTACACAATCGAGGCTATTAGCTTGCATCCCAAAGTACTGGAAGTTATATTTGTTGTCGGCAAGGACGAGCTCGAATATGCGCAGGAATTAGTTGATACATATCAATTAAGCAAAGTCAGACATGTGATTGCCGGTGGCGCTGAACGAATTTACAGCGTCATAAACGGTCTCAAGATTGTCGATGAGAAGTGTGAATACGTTCTTATTCATGATGGAGCAAGACCACTTATTACTCAGGAAATTATAGAGGAATGTATTGGTAAGTCCATTGAAGTTGGGGCGGCTATTGTAGGAGTCCCAGTAAAGGACACGATTAAAATTGTGAAGAATCAATACATAGAAACAACACCAAGCAGAGAGCATTTATGGGCTGCTCAAACGCCGCAAATCATTAAAAAATCCTGGTATTTAGAAGCCATAGATAAGATTGAAGATCCATTAAGCATTACAGATGATGCGATGATTATGGAGCGTATGGACAGACCTGTCGCCGTGGTGAAAGGTAGTTATGAGAATATAAAAGTAACGACGCCCGAGGATGTGGGCTTTGCAGAAATGATACTACGTAGGAGGATGCAACAATGA
- the ispF gene encoding 2-C-methyl-D-erythritol 2,4-cyclodiphosphate synthase yields MKVGIGFDVHQFAENRKLIMGGVEIAYESGLLGHSDADVLVHAIMDAILGALGKGDIGKHFPDTDEKYRGISSILLLEHVWQLVKDEGYTMGNLDCIIIAQKPKMSPHIESMREMLAKSCGCAVQQINVKATTTEQLGFTGREEGIAAQAIVLLQKA; encoded by the coding sequence ATGAAGGTTGGAATAGGATTTGATGTTCATCAATTTGCAGAGAACCGAAAGCTCATCATGGGCGGTGTTGAGATTGCCTATGAAAGTGGCCTGCTAGGCCACTCGGACGCAGACGTCTTAGTTCATGCAATTATGGACGCAATACTAGGAGCCCTAGGTAAAGGTGATATTGGTAAGCATTTTCCTGACACAGATGAAAAGTATCGCGGTATATCGAGCATACTTTTGCTGGAACATGTATGGCAGCTCGTCAAAGATGAGGGTTATACAATGGGAAACCTCGACTGTATAATTATTGCCCAAAAACCAAAGATGTCACCACATATTGAAAGTATGCGTGAGATGCTAGCGAAATCTTGTGGTTGTGCTGTGCAGCAAATCAATGTGAAAGCAACGACTACAGAACAACTAGGCTTTACAGGCCGTGAAGAGGGAATCGCAGCGCAAGCAATCGTGTTGCTACAAAAAGCATAA
- the gltX gene encoding glutamate--tRNA ligase has translation MKETRVRFAPSPTGHLHIGGARSALFNWLYAKKHNGKFILRFEDTDQNRNVDQAEQKMMDSLSWLGLTWDEGPGVGGPNGPYRSSERLHLYQPYIDQLLGKGIAYRCYCTPEELEQERETLMASGQTPRYLGKCRKLSEADEAQCVAEGRKPVIRFRVPGNETIVIHDQVRGRVTFDSEGIGDFVIIKSDGMPTYNLAVTIDDYLMGITDVIRGEEHLSNTPRQVLIYQALGFDTPTFAHVSLILGKDRQKMSKRDETVIQFVEQYRDLGFLPEALNNFLALLGWSPEGEREIFSLEELAQEFSLDRVAKNPAVFDPEKLNWMNNHYLKQADIQVVTQLSIPHLQKAGYIGEEVTEEKMHWIRALVALYVERMDSPAQLPQLVNLFFEQEVVFAEGADEVLREENVPAVLGEFINQLQEVSEFSPETIQSALKAVQKQTGYKGKQLFMPVRVATTGVIHGPDLNQSLWLLGKNRVIERLQAHLS, from the coding sequence ATGAAAGAGACAAGAGTGCGTTTTGCTCCTAGTCCTACAGGACACTTACATATCGGTGGTGCAAGATCTGCACTATTTAATTGGCTTTATGCGAAGAAACATAATGGCAAATTTATTCTTCGCTTTGAGGATACGGATCAAAATAGAAATGTCGATCAAGCAGAACAAAAGATGATGGATAGCCTTTCGTGGCTAGGCTTGACTTGGGATGAAGGACCAGGGGTAGGAGGGCCGAATGGGCCGTATCGTTCATCGGAGCGACTCCATCTATACCAACCATACATCGACCAATTACTGGGGAAAGGCATAGCGTATCGCTGCTATTGCACCCCAGAAGAGTTGGAGCAAGAACGTGAGACTTTAATGGCGAGCGGACAAACGCCTCGGTACTTAGGCAAGTGCCGTAAGCTATCGGAAGCTGATGAGGCACAGTGCGTGGCGGAAGGAAGAAAGCCTGTAATCCGTTTTCGAGTTCCTGGGAACGAAACAATTGTCATCCACGATCAAGTACGTGGGCGAGTAACATTTGATAGTGAGGGCATCGGAGATTTTGTCATAATTAAGTCCGATGGTATGCCAACATATAACTTGGCCGTTACCATCGACGATTATTTAATGGGAATTACGGATGTGATTCGTGGGGAAGAACATTTGTCCAATACCCCTCGACAAGTTCTGATTTATCAAGCATTAGGGTTTGATACCCCGACTTTTGCACATGTTTCTCTGATCTTAGGAAAAGATCGTCAAAAAATGAGTAAGCGAGACGAGACGGTTATACAATTCGTAGAGCAGTATAGAGATTTAGGTTTCTTGCCTGAAGCGCTTAACAATTTCCTAGCACTATTAGGTTGGTCTCCAGAAGGGGAGAGAGAAATCTTTTCACTAGAAGAATTGGCGCAAGAATTCAGCTTGGACCGCGTAGCGAAGAATCCAGCAGTCTTTGACCCTGAGAAACTCAATTGGATGAATAATCATTATCTGAAACAAGCAGATATTCAAGTCGTAACACAATTATCGATTCCTCACTTACAAAAGGCTGGATACATCGGCGAAGAAGTGACAGAGGAGAAAATGCATTGGATTCGGGCGCTTGTTGCGTTATATGTGGAGCGTATGGACTCGCCTGCGCAGCTTCCGCAACTGGTGAATCTGTTCTTTGAGCAAGAAGTAGTATTTGCAGAAGGGGCAGATGAAGTTCTTCGTGAGGAAAACGTCCCTGCGGTATTGGGTGAATTCATTAACCAACTACAGGAAGTTTCTGAGTTCTCTCCTGAGACAATTCAAAGCGCATTAAAAGCAGTGCAAAAGCAAACGGGATACAAAGGGAAACAATTATTCATGCCAGTGCGTGTTGCTACTACAGGTGTAATTCATGGTCCTGATTTAAATCAATCGCTTTGGCTGCTTGGGAAAAATCGTGTGATTGAGCGTTTGCAGGCGCACTTGTCTTAG
- the cysE gene encoding serine O-acetyltransferase encodes MFKGLKSDIDAVFERDPAARNIFEVVTCYSGLHAIWFYRLSHKLYKNNWYVTARIISQISRWLTGIEIHPGATIGKRLFIDHGMGVVIGETAEIGDDVTLYQGVTLGGTGKEKGKRHPTVKNGALIATGAKVLGSITIGENAKVGAGSVVLRDVPDNSTVVGIPGRIVIQNGERVRTELDHVNLPDPIANMVCDMQRQIAILKNEIDELKGMMRDDD; translated from the coding sequence ATGTTTAAAGGATTAAAATCAGACATAGATGCAGTATTCGAGAGAGATCCAGCAGCGAGGAATATTTTTGAAGTGGTGACTTGTTACTCCGGATTGCATGCCATCTGGTTTTATAGACTTTCGCATAAACTATATAAGAATAATTGGTATGTGACAGCCAGAATCATATCGCAAATTAGTAGATGGCTTACGGGCATAGAAATCCATCCAGGGGCAACAATCGGGAAGCGCTTATTTATTGACCACGGCATGGGAGTGGTTATCGGGGAAACGGCAGAGATAGGTGATGACGTTACCTTGTATCAAGGTGTCACTTTAGGTGGTACAGGGAAAGAAAAAGGAAAACGCCATCCGACAGTGAAAAATGGTGCGTTAATTGCTACTGGTGCGAAAGTGTTGGGGTCTATTACGATTGGCGAGAATGCGAAAGTAGGTGCGGGGTCAGTGGTTCTCCGTGATGTACCAGATAACTCTACTGTAGTTGGGATTCCGGGAAGAATTGTTATCCAAAATGGGGAACGTGTAAGGACGGAACTTGACCACGTCAACCTCCCAGACCCAATCGCGAATATGGTCTGTGATATGCAGAGACAGATTGCGATTTTGAAGAATGAAATCGATGAGTTGAAAGGAATGATGAGAGATGACGATTAA
- the cysS gene encoding cysteine--tRNA ligase, with protein sequence MTIKLYNTLSRKKEELKTVEPGKVKMYVCGPTVYNYIHIGNARAFTMFDVVRSYLEYRGYDVTYIQNFTDVDDKLINRAQEEGTTVDEVATKYIDAYYADADAMGVKRADVHPRVTDHIQEIIEFVQGLIEKGFAYVTQGDVYFDTQAYHQYGKLSQQDLDELQSGARVEVDVRKKNPLDFALWKSIKPGEIFWESPWGKGRPGWHIECSAMVKKYLGETIDIHAGGQDLVFPHHENEVAQSEALNGKPFANYWIHNGYINIENKKMSKSLGNVMTVHELRKLHSPEILRFFLLSAHYRSPINFSEELLEQAANGLDRLRTTYQNLSHRLDTSMDIGIDIESTVKQLEGMKEKFEASMDDDFNTSEALAVVFDIARDANVYLRNETTDERILKLYLEAMESMLKVFRISVKQADTEMEADIEALIEERQTARKNKDFKRSDEIRDQLLEQGIILEDTPQGVRWKRKRS encoded by the coding sequence ATGACGATTAAGTTATATAATACCCTGTCTCGCAAAAAAGAAGAGTTAAAGACTGTTGAGCCTGGAAAAGTTAAGATGTACGTTTGCGGGCCTACGGTCTACAATTATATTCACATTGGAAATGCGAGAGCGTTTACTATGTTCGATGTCGTACGTAGTTACCTTGAATATCGCGGATATGACGTGACATATATTCAGAATTTTACCGATGTGGATGATAAGTTAATTAACCGTGCACAAGAAGAAGGGACTACCGTAGATGAGGTAGCGACGAAGTACATAGATGCGTACTATGCTGACGCCGATGCGATGGGGGTCAAGCGTGCAGATGTCCATCCTAGGGTTACGGATCATATTCAAGAAATCATAGAGTTTGTTCAAGGGTTGATTGAGAAAGGCTTTGCTTACGTAACACAAGGGGACGTGTATTTTGATACACAGGCATATCATCAATATGGCAAGCTTTCGCAGCAAGACTTAGATGAGTTGCAATCGGGAGCAAGGGTCGAAGTGGATGTACGGAAGAAGAACCCGCTTGATTTCGCTCTATGGAAAAGCATCAAACCGGGAGAAATTTTTTGGGAGAGTCCGTGGGGAAAAGGTAGACCTGGATGGCACATTGAGTGTTCGGCAATGGTAAAGAAATATTTAGGCGAAACGATTGATATCCATGCTGGCGGACAGGATTTAGTATTTCCGCATCATGAGAACGAAGTAGCTCAAAGTGAAGCGTTAAATGGTAAGCCTTTCGCGAACTATTGGATACATAATGGGTATATTAATATCGAGAACAAGAAAATGTCTAAATCCTTAGGCAATGTGATGACGGTACATGAGTTGCGCAAACTGCACAGTCCAGAGATTTTACGCTTCTTCTTATTGTCAGCGCATTACAGAAGCCCGATTAACTTTAGTGAAGAACTGTTAGAGCAAGCGGCAAACGGTTTAGACAGACTACGGACTACTTATCAGAATCTTTCCCATCGACTAGACACTTCTATGGATATTGGAATTGACATTGAGTCTACAGTGAAACAGTTAGAGGGTATGAAAGAGAAATTCGAAGCATCTATGGACGATGATTTTAATACATCTGAAGCCCTTGCTGTAGTATTTGATATTGCTCGAGATGCCAATGTTTACCTAAGGAATGAAACGACGGACGAGAGAATCTTAAAATTGTATCTAGAAGCTATGGAATCAATGTTAAAAGTGTTCCGCATTTCCGTTAAACAAGCAGATACAGAGATGGAAGCCGATATCGAGGCATTAATTGAAGAGCGTCAAACGGCGAGAAAGAATAAAGATTTTAAACGATCAGATGAAATCCGCGATCAACTCTTAGAACAAGGCATTATCTTAGAAGATACACCACAAGGAGTGCGCTGGAAGCGAAAACGCTCTTAG
- a CDS encoding Mini-ribonuclease 3 encodes MIDLQKPNYKELSSLALAYIGDAIYEVMVRQQLLNQGIAKVQYLHKEATKYVSARSQSQFIQMLMDQLTEEERNIVMRGRNTKSYTTAKNATVLEYRHSTAFECLVGYLYLTDQNERLESIFLQIVDFVSAQKKEKK; translated from the coding sequence GTGATAGATTTGCAAAAACCAAACTATAAAGAACTATCAAGCTTAGCGCTTGCCTATATTGGAGATGCCATATATGAAGTCATGGTGCGTCAGCAATTATTGAATCAAGGGATTGCTAAAGTGCAATATTTGCATAAAGAAGCGACGAAATATGTAAGTGCGAGAAGCCAATCGCAATTTATACAAATGCTCATGGATCAACTGACGGAAGAAGAACGGAATATCGTCATGCGTGGTCGTAATACGAAGTCCTATACTACGGCAAAGAATGCAACAGTACTAGAGTATCGCCACAGTACCGCATTTGAATGCTTGGTGGGATATTTATATTTAACAGATCAGAACGAAAGATTAGAATCGATATTTCTACAAATTGTAGATTTTGTATCAGCACAGAAGAAAGAAAAGAAATAA
- the thyX gene encoding FAD-dependent thymidylate synthase produces MKIQLINKTPDFLRTIWTAARTCYSAQTPLQLWNSEVSREEMLRLASRIIDSQHHSVVEHCSVTYAIEEISRTLLAQYSRHRIGISLSVQSQRYVTELSEKNDGLFDIVMPPKVTNNEEATKEYLRICQEIQDSYDRLISLGIPKEDARFVLPGGAGTNMVTTLNLRALFDLYRKRCITKGAQWEIKDMVQVMVDQLLEQEPWLEQFFAKEGSNE; encoded by the coding sequence ATGAAAATACAGTTGATCAACAAAACTCCGGACTTTTTACGAACAATTTGGACGGCAGCCCGTACATGCTACAGCGCCCAAACGCCTTTGCAGCTATGGAATTCTGAAGTTTCTAGAGAAGAGATGCTACGTCTTGCGAGCAGGATTATTGATTCACAGCACCATAGTGTTGTTGAACATTGTAGTGTAACCTATGCGATAGAAGAGATTAGCCGCACGTTATTGGCGCAATATAGCCGTCATCGCATTGGTATCAGCCTGTCTGTCCAATCCCAGCGCTATGTTACAGAGCTTTCGGAAAAGAATGATGGCTTATTCGATATCGTTATGCCTCCTAAAGTTACAAACAATGAGGAAGCCACCAAAGAATACTTAAGAATCTGTCAAGAAATACAAGATTCCTACGACCGTTTAATTTCTCTTGGAATCCCAAAAGAAGATGCTCGCTTCGTGTTACCTGGCGGTGCTGGCACGAATATGGTCACTACGCTAAACCTTAGAGCGCTCTTTGATTTATATAGAAAGCGCTGCATAACGAAAGGTGCACAATGGGAGATTAAAGACATGGTTCAGGTAATGGTAGATCAACTTCTTGAACAAGAGCCATGGTTAGAACAATTCTTTGCAAAAGAGGGATCGAATGAATAG